In a genomic window of Saccharothrix sp. HUAS TT1:
- a CDS encoding SagB/ThcOx family dehydrogenase: protein MRLRRASCLTCYWFEGEFVVHPYPGGTPTALHPAAAEVLAAFDDWIEPVKAAEELDHLTPDTVAEAVQALHEAGALLAEGDDEADRDEQVARQWREWAPEASFFHYATLDNRYAQDDRGQTDPEEQADTSVAAEDGPRHTLFTEYPDADRVMLPRPHADLRLPYDQVLYARRTHRDFTDDPVPLSTLATLLSTVFGPVDYIDSGSGALFRRTSPAGGARQELDAYLGVLNVTGVDPGMYHYNLREHSLELLSPGLDRDEAVVLGANQKWVGEAAFLVVLTAVIDRMSSKYRIPRCYRVCLLNAGHLGQTFALTATALGLGPAQTGAFSDVPVAERLGLDNIGRIPLYVLAAGVPHPHPTQRAPQATADTFKTTTLR, encoded by the coding sequence ATGCGTCTGCGTCGTGCGAGCTGTCTGACCTGCTACTGGTTCGAGGGGGAGTTCGTCGTGCACCCTTACCCCGGCGGCACGCCCACGGCGTTGCACCCGGCGGCGGCGGAGGTCCTGGCCGCGTTCGACGACTGGATCGAGCCCGTCAAGGCCGCCGAGGAGTTGGACCACCTCACCCCGGACACCGTCGCCGAGGCCGTGCAGGCTCTGCACGAGGCGGGAGCGCTGCTCGCCGAGGGCGACGACGAGGCAGACCGCGACGAGCAGGTGGCCCGCCAGTGGCGGGAGTGGGCACCCGAAGCGTCGTTCTTCCACTACGCCACCCTGGACAACCGGTACGCCCAAGACGACCGCGGGCAGACCGACCCAGAGGAGCAGGCGGACACCTCCGTGGCGGCCGAGGACGGCCCGCGGCACACCCTGTTCACCGAATACCCCGACGCCGACCGCGTGATGCTGCCCCGCCCGCACGCCGACCTGCGCCTGCCCTACGACCAGGTGCTCTACGCGCGCCGCACCCACCGTGACTTCACCGACGACCCGGTGCCGCTGTCGACCCTGGCCACCCTGCTCTCGACGGTGTTCGGCCCGGTCGACTACATCGACTCCGGCTCGGGCGCGCTGTTCCGCCGCACCAGCCCCGCCGGCGGCGCCCGCCAGGAACTCGACGCCTACCTCGGCGTCCTCAACGTCACCGGTGTCGACCCCGGCATGTACCACTACAACCTGCGCGAGCACTCCCTGGAACTGCTCTCGCCCGGCCTGGACCGCGACGAGGCGGTCGTGCTGGGCGCCAACCAGAAGTGGGTCGGCGAAGCCGCGTTCCTGGTGGTGCTCACCGCCGTCATCGACCGGATGAGCAGCAAGTACCGCATCCCGCGCTGCTACCGGGTCTGCCTGCTCAACGCGGGCCACCTCGGCCAGACCTTCGCCCTCACCGCCACGGCCCTGGGACTGGGACCCGCCCAGACCGGCGCCTTCAGCGACGTCCCCGTCGCCGAACGCCTGGGACTGGACAACATCGGCCGCATCCCGCTCTACGTCCTCGCCGCCGGAGTACCCCACCCCCACCCCACCCAAAGAGCCCCGCAGGCGACCGCGGACACCTTCAAGACCACCACCCTGCGCTGA
- a CDS encoding methyltransferase, producing the protein MLGGNRLSAAADLADRWRPVAGDFLEEVPAGDVLLLKRVTHDWDDDTCLRILRNCRAALRPGGRILVVDAVLPAGDVPHQAKVLDLLMMTVLPGHERTEEQFRRLFREADLSLESITPVRAMPVSVLEVGPVS; encoded by the coding sequence GTGCTGGGCGGCAACCGCCTGAGCGCGGCGGCCGACCTCGCGGACCGCTGGCGGCCGGTGGCGGGCGACTTTCTGGAGGAGGTCCCGGCGGGCGACGTCCTGCTGCTGAAACGGGTCACGCACGACTGGGACGACGACACCTGCCTGCGAATCCTGCGGAACTGCCGCGCCGCGCTGCGACCGGGCGGCCGGATCCTGGTGGTCGACGCGGTCCTCCCGGCGGGCGACGTGCCGCACCAGGCCAAGGTGCTGGACCTGCTGATGATGACCGTGCTGCCCGGCCACGAGCGCACGGAGGAGCAGTTCCGCCGGTTGTTCCGGGAGGCGGACCTGAGCCTGGAATCCATCACCCCCGTGCGCGCGATGCCGGTTTCGGTACTGGAAGTCGGGCCGGTCTCCTGA
- a CDS encoding methyltransferase, translating into MTTAENGPEPDPRPGEADARFALMDLAMSYLYPAALRAAAVLRVADHLVDGPRPVAELAAAVGADPLNLHRVLRLLATRGIFAEDDGGRFALTPAAELLRTDVPASFQPAVLMLTDKTFWRPAGELDETARTGTSQFERLFGMPFFDHFASDPDTAAVFHVGMASMSDPESPLVARAYDFPDGATVVDVGGGHGGLLLAVLREHPGLRGVLFDQQHVLDGHRLGELGADDRWDLVAGDFFTGAPAGDVYLVKRILHDWDDEHSLRILRQCRRAVSERGRVLVVDAVIPPGNDPDPGKVIDLLMMSSFTGRERTRADFEALFARAGLRLGRVLPTGTRLSIVEGVPA; encoded by the coding sequence GTGACTACCGCTGAGAACGGCCCGGAACCCGACCCGCGACCGGGCGAAGCGGATGCCCGCTTCGCGTTGATGGACCTGGCGATGAGCTACCTGTACCCGGCCGCCCTGCGCGCCGCGGCGGTGCTGCGGGTCGCCGACCACCTGGTCGACGGGCCGCGCCCGGTCGCCGAGCTGGCCGCGGCGGTCGGCGCCGACCCGCTGAACCTGCACCGGGTGCTGCGGCTGCTGGCCACCCGCGGCATCTTCGCCGAGGACGACGGCGGGCGGTTCGCGCTCACCCCCGCGGCGGAACTGCTGCGCACCGACGTGCCCGCGTCGTTCCAGCCGGCGGTCCTGATGCTCACCGACAAGACATTCTGGCGACCCGCCGGCGAGCTGGACGAGACCGCCCGCACCGGGACCTCGCAGTTCGAGCGGCTGTTCGGGATGCCGTTCTTCGACCACTTCGCGAGCGACCCCGACACCGCCGCGGTCTTCCACGTCGGCATGGCCTCGATGTCGGACCCGGAGAGCCCGCTCGTCGCGCGGGCCTACGACTTCCCGGACGGCGCCACGGTCGTGGACGTCGGCGGCGGTCACGGCGGCCTGCTGCTGGCCGTGCTGCGGGAGCACCCCGGGCTGCGCGGCGTGCTGTTCGACCAGCAGCACGTGCTGGACGGGCACCGGCTCGGCGAACTCGGCGCGGACGACCGCTGGGACCTCGTCGCGGGCGACTTCTTCACCGGGGCGCCGGCCGGCGACGTCTACCTGGTCAAGCGGATCCTGCACGACTGGGACGACGAGCACAGCCTGCGCATCCTGCGCCAGTGCCGACGAGCGGTGTCCGAGCGCGGTCGCGTCCTGGTCGTGGACGCGGTGATCCCGCCCGGCAACGACCCCGACCCGGGCAAGGTCATCGACCTGCTCATGATGAGCTCCTTCACCGGGCGGGAGCGCACCCGCGCCGACTTCGAGGCCCTGTTCGCCCGCGCCGGCCTGCGCCTGGGCCGGGTGCTGCCCACCGGCACCCGGCTGTCGATCGTCGAGGGCGTCCCCGCGTGA
- a CDS encoding AAA family ATPase, protein MGPGGFVQHVRLHPHAGTGRYPYTLPVVRELDRSGGVDLDPAVTFLVGDNGSGKSTVVEAIAVAVGFNAEGGSQSFRFATRATESGLGDDLVLRWGPRKPRTGFFLRAESYYNVATEIERLDADGAPLLASYGGVSPHERSHGESFLDLVTHRFGPNGLYLLDEPEAALSVRGCLALVARIAELTRQNCQFVIATHSPVLLAVPGALILQIDGDGRIERVGYDEADPVALTRGFLAAPDRFLRHLLDDE, encoded by the coding sequence GTGGGTCCCGGTGGGTTCGTCCAGCACGTGCGCCTGCACCCGCACGCCGGCACCGGCCGCTACCCCTACACCTTGCCGGTCGTGCGTGAGCTGGACCGGTCGGGTGGGGTGGACCTCGACCCCGCGGTGACGTTCCTGGTCGGTGACAACGGCAGCGGCAAGTCCACGGTGGTGGAGGCGATCGCGGTGGCGGTCGGGTTCAACGCAGAGGGCGGGTCGCAGTCGTTCCGGTTCGCCACCAGGGCGACCGAGTCCGGTCTCGGTGACGACCTGGTCCTGCGCTGGGGCCCGCGCAAGCCGCGGACCGGGTTCTTCCTGCGAGCCGAGTCGTACTACAACGTCGCCACCGAGATCGAGCGGCTGGACGCGGACGGCGCGCCGCTGCTGGCGTCCTACGGCGGCGTGTCGCCGCACGAGCGCTCGCACGGCGAGTCCTTCCTGGACCTGGTCACCCACCGGTTCGGGCCGAACGGGCTGTACCTGCTGGACGAGCCGGAGGCCGCGCTGTCGGTGCGCGGCTGCCTGGCGCTGGTCGCGCGGATCGCCGAGCTGACCCGGCAGAACTGCCAGTTCGTCATCGCGACGCACTCGCCGGTCCTGCTCGCCGTGCCCGGCGCGCTGATCCTGCAGATCGACGGCGACGGCCGGATCGAGCGGGTCGGCTACGACGAGGCCGACCCGGTCGCCCTGACCCGCGGCTTCCTCGCCGCGCCGGACCGGTTCCTGCGCCACCTGCTGGACGATGAGTGA